From a region of the Lactuca sativa cultivar Salinas chromosome 4, Lsat_Salinas_v11, whole genome shotgun sequence genome:
- the LOC111897306 gene encoding uncharacterized protein LOC111897306 isoform X1 encodes MITSLNLRRISCPAIKLDYGQQFTGNAVTLHPSNFRRRQPHNWRLASLSTNSTTSSSFEPSVASSTTFISSVGSPPSSLPSLSQWNLTQRHILVLNFIACATAISATWLFCSAIPTLLAFKRAAESLEKLLDVTREELPDTMAAVRLSGMEISDLTMELSDLGQEITQGVKSSTRAVRLAEERLRRLTNMNPSASMQVMVPMKSTGPVVAKTARGIRENIVKSRAFMQMFFTITQFSKVAIKYLISRAKSKA; translated from the exons ATGATCACTTCACTGAATCTGCGGCGGATTTCGTGCCCTGCCATCAAACTGGATTACGGCCAACAGTTTACCGGCAACGCCGTCACTCTCCATCCTTCCAACTTCCGCCGTCGACAACCGCACAACTGGCGCCTCGCTTCTCTTTCTACAAATTCAACCACTTCGTCCTCGTTCGAGCCTTCTGTTGCTTCTTCCACTACCTTCATTTCCTCCGTAGGATCTCCACCTTCGTCGCTTCCCTCGCTATCGCAATGGAACCTTACCCAACGTCACATCCTCGTCCTCAATTTCATCGCTTGTGCG ACAGCGATCTCAGCTACTTGGCTTTTCTGCTCTGCAATTCCTACACTTCTG GCTTTTAAAAGGGCAGCAGAATCTCTTGAAAAACTGCTTGATGTTACTAGGGAAGAGCTTCCTGACACAATGGCTGCTGTTCGTTTATCAGGAATGGAAATCAGTGACTTAACAATGGAGCTCAGTGATTTAGG GCAGGAGATAACACAAGGTGTTAAAAGCTCCACCCGTGCAGTTCGTTTGGCTGAGGAAAGATTGAGGCGATTGACAAACATGAATCCATCAG CATCAATGCAGGTGATGGTTCCAATGAAATCCACAGGACCAGTGGTAGCTAAAACAGCAAGAGGAATACGGGAAAACATTGTGAAAAGTCGTGCTTTCATGCAAATGTTTTTCACAATTACCCAATTTTCCAAAGTAGCTATTAAGTACTTAATATCTCGAGCAAAGTCAAAAGCTTGA
- the LOC111897306 gene encoding uncharacterized protein LOC111897306 isoform X2, producing MITSLNLRRISCPAIKLDYGQQFTGNAVTLHPSNFRRRQPHNWRLASLSTNSTTSSSFEPSVASSTTFISSVGSPPSSLPSLSQWNLTQRHILVLNFIACATAISATWLFCSAIPTLLAFKRAAESLEKLLDVTREELPDTMAAVRLSGMEISDLTMELSDLGQEITQGVKSSTRAVRLAEERLRRLTNMNPSGDGSNEIHRTSGS from the exons ATGATCACTTCACTGAATCTGCGGCGGATTTCGTGCCCTGCCATCAAACTGGATTACGGCCAACAGTTTACCGGCAACGCCGTCACTCTCCATCCTTCCAACTTCCGCCGTCGACAACCGCACAACTGGCGCCTCGCTTCTCTTTCTACAAATTCAACCACTTCGTCCTCGTTCGAGCCTTCTGTTGCTTCTTCCACTACCTTCATTTCCTCCGTAGGATCTCCACCTTCGTCGCTTCCCTCGCTATCGCAATGGAACCTTACCCAACGTCACATCCTCGTCCTCAATTTCATCGCTTGTGCG ACAGCGATCTCAGCTACTTGGCTTTTCTGCTCTGCAATTCCTACACTTCTG GCTTTTAAAAGGGCAGCAGAATCTCTTGAAAAACTGCTTGATGTTACTAGGGAAGAGCTTCCTGACACAATGGCTGCTGTTCGTTTATCAGGAATGGAAATCAGTGACTTAACAATGGAGCTCAGTGATTTAGG GCAGGAGATAACACAAGGTGTTAAAAGCTCCACCCGTGCAGTTCGTTTGGCTGAGGAAAGATTGAGGCGATTGACAAACATGAATCCATCAG GTGATGGTTCCAATGAAATCCACAGGACCAGTGGTAGCTAA